AACGCCAGAATCGCCTCGACCGAGCCTGTCCGAACCGAGAAGGACATTCTTGACAGGATAGCCGGTTTTCGCAAGGAACACGGGGAACCCTCGCCCGCTGCCTCCGGCGCTCCCCAAGGGCGCACCGGGGGGGACGTGGACTCGGCGATCGCATCGATGCGCCAGAGGCTTGGCGCGCCCGGCGCGGGCAAAGAAGAGGTCAAACCCGTAGCGGAGGGAACGCCTTCGCAGCCCTTCACCCGCTTCGGCGAGGGCGGCATGGAGGGAGGGTCCGGCGAGTCCGGCGGGCCGGGGCGAAACGTAATGCTTCAAATGAGGGCCACCTCCTATTACAATCAGCTCTGGGACAACGTGAGACAGTTCTGGCAACTGCCCCCCTCGATGAGCGCGAAGGGACTCTCTGCAACCGTTTCCGTTGTCCTCTCCAGGGACGGCACGGTTCAAAAGAGCTGGATTGAGGAGTCTTCCGGGAACCCCGTTTTCGATCAGTCCGCGCTAAAGGCCTTCGTCCGGGCGGGCAAGCTGCCGCCGATACCGGCCGAGTTTCCCGACGACGTAATCGAAGTCGGGTTCCGTTTCAGGGAGTAACGATGAAAAGGGTGAATCTTCCGCGTCTTCTCGCCACAACTCTCATTACCTTCGCTTTTTGGGGGTGCTCTATCGCCCCGCCCACGGGAGGCTACCGCGTCCTCGGGAAGGATTACTTTCCGATAGCCTCCGCCAACGGCTACACCGAAGAGGGGTACGCCTCCTGGTACGGTGACAAGTTTCACGGGAAGAAGACCTCCAGCGGCGAGGTTTACGACATGTACGGCCGGACCTGCGCTCACAAGACCCTCCCCCTCGGGACGACCGTAAAGGTGACGCGGCTGGACAACGGCCGGACGATAACCGCCAGGGTCAACGACCGCGGCCCCTTTGTCGAGGAGCGGATAGTGGACGTGACCTTCACTCTCGCCAGGGATCTTGGAATGCTCGGCACAGGGTCGGTAATGGTGAGGCTTGAAGCCATCGACGAGGAGGGCGCGCCGCTCTCGGGGCCGAAGGTCGATTTCGTCGCCTGGCAGGTGGGCTCCTTTCGGGACGAGAAGAACGCCGTCGCGCTGGCCGAGGGGCTCCGGGGAGATTTCGGCAGGGCCGAGGTCTATCCGGTGGTTCTTCGGGGAGAAAGATTCCACCGGGTCTACGTAGGAAGATATACGAATACCGGCGAAGCCGACGAAGCCTACGAAAAACTCCGCGACCTGGATTTCAAGCCCATTCCCGCGCAGATGGATTTCGCGCGTCAAGACTAGCGGGCGGACGTTAACATGCCGGAGACCTCCCCAGCGCGCGACGCCGCCAAAAGCAAAGCCCTTC
The genomic region above belongs to bacterium and contains:
- a CDS encoding TonB C-terminal domain-containing protein; this translates as MARPSGNLETNGKKGFRVALGVSLAFHAAVALIAGQIRTTGTGEKIVFPPVQTIELGGSAFKSSGSGRSSSPKPSPPSPPQPPAKEAAVADRLSGTLPQKTPANQAVQTGKPQKTPVNQVTQSGKPQKTPATAETFPGGVVQPSGNARIASTEPVRTEKDILDRIAGFRKEHGEPSPAASGAPQGRTGGDVDSAIASMRQRLGAPGAGKEEVKPVAEGTPSQPFTRFGEGGMEGGSGESGGPGRNVMLQMRATSYYNQLWDNVRQFWQLPPSMSAKGLSATVSVVLSRDGTVQKSWIEESSGNPVFDQSALKAFVRAGKLPPIPAEFPDDVIEVGFRFRE
- a CDS encoding septal ring lytic transglycosylase RlpA family protein, with the protein product MKRVNLPRLLATTLITFAFWGCSIAPPTGGYRVLGKDYFPIASANGYTEEGYASWYGDKFHGKKTSSGEVYDMYGRTCAHKTLPLGTTVKVTRLDNGRTITARVNDRGPFVEERIVDVTFTLARDLGMLGTGSVMVRLEAIDEEGAPLSGPKVDFVAWQVGSFRDEKNAVALAEGLRGDFGRAEVYPVVLRGERFHRVYVGRYTNTGEADEAYEKLRDLDFKPIPAQMDFARQD